One part of the Georgfuchsia toluolica genome encodes these proteins:
- a CDS encoding fumarylacetoacetate hydrolase family protein: MNLPNYLWNPPPVYSLAVRGNDARYPVSRIFCVGRNYHSHAVEMGVPVDKTNARPFYFTKSASTLVESGATVPYPCGTSNYQYEMELVVAIGAAGFRVAEADAAGLIYGYAAGLDMTRRDLQQVAREQGRPWDLGKDFELSAVCSEIVPIGKPGVLGTGAITLAVNGRQRQSADLSQLIWSIPELIADLSKFYHLQPGDLIYSGTPEGVGAVKSGDRIIGYIEGVGDVSLNIGQPE, encoded by the coding sequence ATGAATCTGCCCAACTACCTGTGGAATCCGCCACCCGTCTATTCGCTGGCAGTGCGCGGCAACGACGCTCGCTATCCTGTGTCACGAATATTCTGCGTTGGCCGAAACTACCACTCCCACGCTGTCGAAATGGGTGTGCCGGTGGACAAGACCAATGCCCGGCCCTTTTACTTCACCAAATCAGCTTCAACCCTGGTCGAATCTGGCGCCACCGTACCCTATCCCTGCGGTACCAGCAACTATCAATATGAGATGGAACTCGTCGTGGCGATTGGCGCAGCCGGGTTCCGCGTTGCCGAAGCCGATGCCGCTGGCCTGATCTATGGTTATGCCGCCGGCCTGGACATGACTCGTCGCGACCTGCAACAGGTTGCCCGTGAACAGGGCCGGCCCTGGGATCTCGGCAAGGATTTCGAACTGTCGGCTGTGTGCTCCGAGATTGTCCCGATCGGTAAACCCGGGGTGCTTGGCACCGGCGCGATCACACTCGCAGTCAATGGACGGCAACGCCAGTCCGCTGATCTCTCGCAGCTGATTTGGAGTATCCCCGAACTGATTGCCGATCTCTCGAAGTTTTACCACCTGCAACCCGGCGATCTGATCTATAGCGGTACGCCAGAAGGTGTAGGCGCGGTCAAATCCGGCGACAGGATCATCGGCTATATCGAGGGTGTCGGAGACGTGTCATTGAACATCGGCCAGCCCGAGTGA
- a CDS encoding 3-hydroxybenzoate 6-monooxygenase yields MTQQAPVIVAGGGIGGLAAALALVRQGFSVKVLEQSPEIGEIGAGIQLGPNAFHAFDALGVGDKARSRSVFTDEMVMHDALDETLVGRIPTGEAFRKRFGNPYAVIHRVDVHHSLLEGAQETGRVEILTSTRVDRIEQNAESVTVYDQHGKIHRGIALIGADGVKSVVRQQYIGDPPRVSGHVVYRAVVDKKDFPADLQWNAASIWVGPNYHLVHYPLRGGEQYNVVVTFHSRNKEEWGVTEGSHEEVQSYFTDTCPRARRLIDLPKSWKRWATADREPIAQWSFGRVTLLGDAAHPALQYLAQGACMALEDGVTLGEALRLNSNDFIKAFDLYQRSRVARTARIVLSSREMGRIYHAKGVERLVRNDLWKGRTPERFYDAMEWLYGWNVGNCLAAA; encoded by the coding sequence ATGACACAGCAAGCTCCCGTAATCGTCGCCGGTGGCGGCATTGGCGGCCTAGCCGCCGCGCTGGCGCTGGTGCGCCAAGGTTTCTCGGTCAAAGTGCTGGAGCAGTCCCCCGAAATTGGTGAAATCGGGGCCGGCATCCAGCTCGGCCCCAACGCATTTCACGCCTTCGATGCCCTGGGCGTCGGCGATAAGGCACGCAGCCGCTCGGTGTTTACCGATGAGATGGTGATGCATGATGCCCTGGATGAGACTCTCGTCGGCCGCATCCCGACCGGCGAGGCGTTCCGCAAGCGCTTCGGTAACCCCTACGCGGTGATCCACCGTGTCGATGTGCACCATTCTCTGCTGGAGGGTGCGCAGGAAACCGGTCGTGTCGAAATCCTGACCTCGACCCGGGTGGATCGTATCGAGCAAAACGCTGAGAGCGTAACCGTCTATGACCAGCACGGTAAGATCCATCGGGGCATTGCGCTGATTGGTGCCGACGGCGTCAAGTCGGTGGTGCGCCAGCAATACATCGGCGATCCGCCGCGCGTTTCGGGCCACGTGGTGTATCGGGCAGTCGTCGACAAAAAGGATTTCCCGGCCGATCTGCAGTGGAACGCGGCGAGCATCTGGGTCGGCCCCAATTACCATCTGGTGCACTATCCGCTGCGTGGCGGTGAGCAGTACAACGTCGTAGTGACCTTTCACAGCCGTAACAAGGAGGAGTGGGGAGTCACCGAAGGCAGCCACGAAGAAGTGCAGTCTTACTTCACTGATACCTGCCCGCGGGCGCGCCGATTGATTGACCTGCCCAAGAGCTGGAAACGTTGGGCTACCGCCGATCGTGAACCCATCGCACAGTGGTCTTTTGGACGTGTGACACTGCTCGGCGATGCCGCGCATCCAGCGCTGCAATACCTGGCACAAGGTGCTTGCATGGCGCTGGAAGATGGCGTGACGCTGGGCGAAGCGCTGCGCCTCAACAGCAACGACTTCATCAAGGCCTTCGATCTCTACCAGCGGTCGCGGGTTGCCCGGACCGCACGGATCGTGCTGTCGTCGCGTGAGATGGGACGTATCTACCACGCCAAGGGGGTCGAGCGACTGGTACGCAACGACCTGTGGAAGGGGCGTACACCCGAGCGCTTCTACGATGCGATGGAGTGGCTGTACGGATGGAATGTCGGCAACTGTCTGGCCGCCGCCTGA
- the maiA gene encoding maleylacetoacetate isomerase yields the protein MQLYNFFASGTSHRLRIALNLKGLDYDYVAVDLRSEEHLGAAFKELNPQGLVPALVDDDLILTQSPAIIEWLEERYPTPALLPADANARARVRALAAIVGCDIHPLNNRRVLIYLRQEFGCDETRVNAWCRRWIDEGFQATERLLSQDRARGGFCYGSQPSLADVYLIPQIASARRFGVDLSLYPEILQAEQHCLALPAFADAAPNRQPDYKAQ from the coding sequence ATGCAGCTTTACAACTTCTTTGCCAGTGGCACCTCGCACCGGTTGCGCATTGCGCTAAACCTGAAGGGCCTCGACTACGATTATGTCGCGGTCGACCTGCGCAGCGAAGAGCATCTCGGCGCCGCCTTCAAGGAACTTAATCCGCAGGGCCTGGTGCCGGCTCTGGTGGACGATGACCTAATCCTGACGCAGTCGCCGGCGATCATCGAATGGCTGGAAGAGCGTTATCCGACGCCAGCGCTGCTTCCCGCCGATGCGAACGCCAGAGCGCGCGTGCGGGCACTGGCGGCAATTGTTGGCTGCGACATCCACCCGCTCAACAATCGCCGCGTACTGATCTACCTGCGCCAGGAGTTTGGCTGCGACGAAACGCGCGTCAATGCCTGGTGCCGACGCTGGATAGACGAAGGCTTCCAGGCGACCGAGCGGCTGTTGAGTCAGGATCGGGCGCGCGGCGGTTTTTGCTACGGGTCGCAGCCGTCTCTCGCAGATGTATACCTAATTCCACAGATCGCCAGCGCTCGGCGTTTCGGCGTCGACCTCTCTCTCTATCCGGAGATTCTTCAAGCTGAGCAGCACTGTCTGGCATTACCCGCATTTGCCGATGCAGCGCCCAATCGACAACCGGACTATAAGGCCCAATGA
- a CDS encoding acyl-CoA thioesterase, which translates to MKPSRLEFVVDFADCDPARIVYYPRYFEWFDRATERLFRERGLAWPELWAQYRLAGFPIVDAAAKFLGPSRFGDHIIIESWIGEWRNKLFQVQHRVINADQTVVEGHELRVWALRDPVNPEGMKAGPIPMEIRARFEE; encoded by the coding sequence ATGAAACCATCGCGCCTCGAATTCGTCGTCGATTTCGCCGATTGCGATCCGGCGCGCATTGTCTACTATCCGCGGTATTTCGAATGGTTCGACCGTGCCACCGAGCGCCTGTTTCGAGAGCGCGGCTTGGCGTGGCCGGAACTGTGGGCGCAATATCGGCTAGCGGGGTTTCCGATCGTGGACGCGGCGGCGAAGTTTCTTGGGCCGTCGCGTTTTGGCGATCACATCATCATCGAGAGTTGGATCGGCGAGTGGCGCAACAAGCTGTTTCAGGTGCAACATCGCGTGATCAACGCTGATCAGACTGTAGTAGAGGGACACGAGTTGCGCGTCTGGGCCTTGCGCGATCCAGTCAATCCTGAAGGCATGAAGGCTGGCCCGATACCTATGGAAATTCGCGCACGTTTCGAGGAATGA